One window from the genome of Pararhizobium gei encodes:
- a CDS encoding Na+/H+ antiporter subunit C, translating into MEPVFALLTGIFFTVAIYLLLSKMIIRMLLGVAILGNAVNLLLFTSGRILREVPPVIGAGLDVPAGPVANPLPQALILTAIVISFAFFAFLLVLSWRAYGTLKTDNTDEMRVAEPDDATPPPMGY; encoded by the coding sequence ATGGAACCGGTATTTGCTTTGTTGACCGGGATATTTTTCACGGTCGCCATCTATCTGCTGCTGTCGAAGATGATCATCCGCATGCTGCTCGGCGTCGCCATCCTCGGCAATGCCGTCAATCTTCTTTTGTTTACCAGCGGCCGCATCCTGCGCGAGGTGCCGCCGGTGATCGGTGCCGGGCTCGATGTGCCGGCCGGGCCGGTCGCCAATCCGCTGCCGCAGGCGCTGATCCTGACGGCAATCGTCATTTCCTTCGCGTTCTTCGCTTTCCTGCTGGTCTTGTCCTGGCGCGCCTATGGCACGTTGAAAACCGACAATACCGATGAGATGCGTGTCGCCGAGCCGGACGACGCGACGCCGCCGCCGATGGGGTACTGA